A genomic stretch from Telmatocola sphagniphila includes:
- a CDS encoding alkaline phosphatase family protein produces MSPDATKKILVLFFDRLPTRWISGYGSDWLETPEFDKMMAEGLTFDDYFSANIDPNDDSWIDPLLEKLEGNDIPLEQEFLPLSHLAATLEASEDDEPTEEEALVADTLEEIVGFFSEEEAGVYWLEIQTNLSERLAQQLPDDREPASSAIAELMKQADFLVGMIRETLKQRELEDKVSIILTSGEGCPLPHQKAGTLHSAATHLPLIVLHPNAAIGERREAICTEIDLADFLVNGNSSEQEPLGLTPLFQSDLAQLHEYLIQKSADAIALRTPAWLFIEQAERNLLFKKPEDRFEVNDLSNKQQEWCESARKFLQLVKNSLTPLPLPEPLKT; encoded by the coding sequence TTGTCTCCAGATGCTACGAAAAAAATTCTCGTTTTGTTCTTCGATCGTCTACCGACCCGTTGGATTTCCGGCTACGGCAGCGACTGGCTCGAAACACCCGAGTTCGACAAAATGATGGCCGAGGGGCTGACCTTCGATGATTATTTTTCCGCCAATATCGACCCGAACGACGATTCCTGGATCGATCCGCTCCTGGAAAAACTGGAAGGAAACGATATTCCCCTGGAGCAGGAATTCCTGCCGCTTTCGCATCTGGCGGCCACTCTGGAAGCCAGCGAGGACGATGAACCGACCGAGGAGGAGGCTCTGGTAGCCGATACGCTAGAAGAAATCGTCGGATTTTTTAGCGAAGAGGAGGCCGGGGTATATTGGTTGGAAATTCAAACGAATCTTTCTGAAAGGCTCGCCCAACAACTTCCTGACGACCGGGAACCGGCCAGTTCCGCCATCGCCGAATTGATGAAGCAAGCGGATTTTCTGGTTGGGATGATTCGCGAAACCCTGAAACAACGCGAACTGGAAGATAAAGTCTCGATTATTTTAACGAGCGGAGAAGGCTGCCCGCTTCCCCACCAAAAAGCGGGTACCCTGCACTCTGCTGCCACGCACTTGCCCTTGATCGTTCTCCATCCCAACGCGGCCATCGGCGAACGCCGGGAGGCCATTTGTACCGAAATTGATTTGGCAGATTTCCTGGTGAACGGAAATTCGTCGGAACAAGAACCGCTCGGGCTGACTCCGTTGTTTCAATCGGATCTCGCACAGCTCCATGAATACCTGATCCAAAAATCGGCTGATGCGATCGCTCTGCGAACTCCGGCCTGGCTTTTTATTGAACAGGCGGAACGCAATTTACTTTTCAAGAAACCCGAAGATCGCTTTGAAGTCAATGATTTATCTAACAAGCAACAGGAGTGGTGCGAATCGGCCCGTAAATTCCTGCAGTTGGTAAAGAATTCCTTAACTCCGTTACCATTGCCCGAGCCGCTCAAGACTTAG
- the lpxK gene encoding tetraacyldisaccharide 4'-kinase, with the protein MSIVAAWKNLVENKSANPLALAGNAFLGLLGLLYRLVTSCRNWLYDKKILSSASVDVPVVSIGNLTLGGTGKTPCVEWIAKYLREQDLMVAILSRGYGSDSGPNDEALLLEENLPDVPHLQGRNRAAVARTAIEELESQVLILDDGFQHRRLARDLNIVLFDASQKAVRIFPRGYLREALAGIRRADALILTHADRVSELSLKSWRELFQKYKPGLPVSLARHAPAIWQQEGAEALPPECFRGHKALAFCGLANPESFRKTLEALGVEIQDFRTYPDHFNFRSTDVKSLGEWASSFPAGMPVLTTQKDFVKLRISNLGLRPLYYLRIEFDIFEGAAELRQLLRDKVVARYTE; encoded by the coding sequence TTGTCGATAGTCGCCGCCTGGAAAAATCTCGTCGAGAACAAATCTGCTAACCCGCTCGCTCTGGCTGGCAATGCCTTCCTGGGGTTGCTTGGCCTTCTCTACAGACTTGTAACCTCCTGCAGGAATTGGCTTTACGATAAAAAAATCCTCTCTTCAGCCTCCGTGGATGTTCCAGTGGTCAGCATTGGGAATTTAACCCTGGGTGGTACCGGAAAGACTCCTTGCGTGGAGTGGATTGCCAAATATTTGCGCGAACAGGACCTGATGGTGGCGATTCTGAGTCGGGGCTACGGTTCGGATTCCGGACCCAATGACGAGGCTTTATTGCTTGAAGAAAATCTCCCCGATGTGCCCCATTTGCAGGGCAGGAATCGGGCAGCGGTGGCTCGCACGGCCATCGAAGAGTTGGAATCCCAAGTCTTGATTCTCGATGATGGCTTTCAACATCGCCGGCTGGCGCGGGATCTGAATATCGTACTGTTTGATGCCTCTCAAAAAGCGGTTCGGATCTTTCCGCGCGGCTATCTCCGCGAAGCTCTCGCTGGTATTCGCCGGGCCGATGCTTTGATTCTCACCCATGCGGATCGAGTTTCGGAACTATCGCTAAAATCCTGGCGGGAGTTGTTTCAAAAGTATAAGCCAGGCCTTCCCGTCTCTCTGGCGCGACATGCTCCGGCGATCTGGCAACAGGAAGGAGCAGAGGCTTTACCGCCGGAATGTTTTCGAGGTCATAAGGCCTTGGCGTTCTGCGGTCTGGCCAATCCGGAAAGTTTTCGAAAAACTCTCGAAGCTCTAGGGGTGGAGATTCAGGATTTTCGAACCTATCCCGATCATTTCAATTTTCGGTCTACGGATGTGAAATCTCTCGGCGAATGGGCAAGCTCGTTTCCGGCGGGAATGCCCGTTCTCACAACGCAGAAAGATTTTGTGAAGCTTCGTATATCGAATTTAGGTTTGCGCCCGCTGTATTACCTTCGAATAGAGTTCGATATTTTCGAAGGAGCGGCTGAGCTTCGACAATTACTTCGCGACAAAGTAGTTGCTCGATACACCGAGTGA
- the ccsA gene encoding cytochrome c biogenesis protein CcsA, which produces MANDPKIHDSYVSETPSYKSSLETSTLPEWRHILKPLASLQLTVTLFVLSLLLVFYGTLAQKTSSTWTAVDDYFRSYHVWIPNQLNAEFFSTFFDSWVGKNPQWSGSIPFPGGKTIGLLLLANLLAAHLVRFKLTWKRSGIIIVHLGLILMLLSELVTGYLSVESLMIMRTGDRTNFVSYSREYELAFTKQGDPKFDEAITVSQKLLKDGNRISDPELPVDIQVVEYWPNSELLLIAPATLTQTSVTVITDPRSMSTAEHKLTPTDVILTLLDGKKYLLTRSRIVTGVEASEKENMPTIVVDLFEKGTEKKIGTYHLSDWDFFYSIRGLQMFPEVTVEHQGEKYTVSFRNRRSYRPFSIELKNFEHKVYEGTQMARDFASTVKLVDSDGYEKDDIRIWMNNPLRYKGESFFQHQHMGDGQGTVLMVVKNPARLWPYISCAMVTLGLIVQFLLSLNKKMSTMAQQEEKALEAKEAKLAAKKSARGSEKPPHNLEAEENPDAVSPSLLLTFLPLATVLIAATWLASKYNELKTASSDPVYRQIARLPIMEEGRVMPLDTYARFRLQSISNRTEVFKWNAEKHKAEYSKSALEWILDTMRNSSPIEGPGAKNQIFRIDNDELLGAMKLEPRPGFFRYSLEEIAPSYQNLVKHVEEAVKKDPKQRELFDEKVLLLRSKIEVYLSIALGNTPHIYPPIAAGGSWESVHDQEENIKKFNPSAAQRDEARERAKKRIESILIQQFGKLESVPPKIMEQAKGLEDETTARELYEDYRNTLPKLNRDIDDLIEAHQNGKASELDKLMQSIWDSYPKDPSPYSQSKIEREVRMNFLSPFYYSCFLYLTSAILIMASLLFGQVKVLSRMAFGLTALTFLVHTTALIMRMVIQERPPVTNLYSSAIFIGWFAVGLSLVFSRVLKSDLPTLAGNFIGAATLYIANVYLSASGDSLGMLQAVLDTDFWLATHVTTVTIGYSVTYLAGILGIVYIFARPFVDAKQSKYIAGMIYGSTCLAILFSFLGTVLGGLWADASWGRFWGWDPKENGAVLVVIWNALILHARWCGLAKNRGIALLAIGGIMVTTWSWFGTNQLGIGLHAYGFDKGLAEFCQYTWEGTILLIGLGLIPFKFHPKAA; this is translated from the coding sequence ATGGCAAACGATCCCAAGATACACGATAGCTACGTGAGCGAGACGCCGAGTTACAAATCGTCGCTCGAAACATCTACTCTCCCCGAATGGCGGCACATTCTCAAGCCGCTCGCTTCGTTGCAATTGACAGTTACTCTCTTCGTACTGTCGCTGCTATTGGTCTTTTACGGCACTTTGGCTCAGAAAACCAGCAGCACCTGGACGGCCGTGGATGATTATTTCCGCTCTTACCACGTCTGGATTCCCAATCAGTTGAACGCTGAATTTTTCTCGACCTTCTTCGATAGCTGGGTCGGCAAAAATCCGCAATGGAGTGGCTCAATCCCCTTCCCCGGCGGGAAAACCATCGGCCTGCTCCTGCTGGCGAATCTGCTGGCCGCGCATCTCGTGCGATTCAAACTGACCTGGAAGCGCTCGGGCATTATCATCGTCCACCTCGGCCTGATATTGATGCTGCTCAGCGAATTGGTAACTGGCTATTTATCCGTCGAGTCGCTCATGATCATGCGCACGGGGGATCGCACCAATTTTGTCAGCTACTCTCGCGAGTACGAACTGGCTTTCACTAAACAGGGCGATCCCAAATTCGACGAGGCGATCACGGTTTCGCAAAAGCTCTTGAAGGATGGGAACAGGATCTCCGATCCGGAACTGCCGGTCGATATCCAGGTCGTTGAATACTGGCCCAACTCTGAGCTGCTTCTGATCGCCCCGGCGACATTGACTCAGACTTCGGTGACGGTGATTACCGATCCCCGGAGCATGTCCACGGCGGAACACAAGCTCACCCCCACCGATGTGATTCTTACGTTGCTTGATGGCAAAAAATATCTACTGACTCGTTCGCGAATCGTAACCGGGGTCGAAGCATCCGAAAAAGAGAACATGCCGACGATTGTGGTCGACCTTTTTGAAAAAGGGACCGAGAAGAAAATCGGCACTTATCACCTTTCGGATTGGGATTTCTTCTATTCCATTCGCGGCCTCCAAATGTTCCCGGAAGTGACCGTGGAACACCAGGGCGAAAAGTACACAGTCAGTTTCCGGAATCGCCGTTCTTATCGCCCCTTCTCGATCGAACTGAAGAATTTCGAACACAAAGTCTATGAAGGAACGCAGATGGCTCGAGATTTCGCCAGCACGGTGAAACTCGTCGATTCGGATGGCTACGAAAAGGACGACATCCGGATCTGGATGAATAATCCCCTTCGATACAAGGGCGAATCCTTCTTCCAGCATCAGCATATGGGCGATGGCCAGGGCACCGTGCTGATGGTAGTGAAGAACCCGGCCCGACTTTGGCCTTATATTTCTTGCGCTATGGTGACTCTCGGTCTGATCGTTCAGTTTTTATTGAGTCTGAACAAAAAAATGAGCACCATGGCCCAACAGGAAGAGAAGGCACTGGAAGCAAAAGAGGCAAAATTGGCCGCAAAAAAATCGGCCCGAGGATCTGAAAAGCCACCTCACAATTTGGAAGCCGAGGAAAATCCCGATGCGGTATCTCCCTCACTCCTGCTGACCTTTTTGCCTCTGGCTACCGTCTTAATTGCCGCGACCTGGCTGGCCTCGAAATACAACGAATTGAAAACGGCTTCCAGCGATCCGGTCTATCGCCAAATCGCTCGACTTCCGATCATGGAAGAAGGTCGCGTGATGCCGCTGGACACCTATGCCCGCTTCCGGCTGCAATCGATCAGTAACCGCACGGAAGTATTCAAATGGAATGCAGAGAAGCACAAAGCGGAGTACTCGAAATCAGCGCTGGAATGGATTCTCGATACCATGCGGAATTCTTCCCCGATCGAGGGACCAGGTGCCAAGAATCAGATTTTCCGCATCGATAATGATGAATTACTCGGAGCGATGAAACTGGAGCCGCGGCCAGGTTTCTTCCGTTACTCCCTGGAGGAAATCGCCCCTTCCTATCAGAATCTCGTCAAGCATGTCGAGGAAGCGGTGAAAAAAGATCCCAAACAGCGGGAACTTTTCGACGAAAAAGTCCTTCTGCTGAGAAGCAAAATCGAAGTATATCTCAGCATAGCCTTGGGAAACACTCCACACATTTATCCGCCGATCGCTGCGGGTGGAAGTTGGGAAAGTGTACACGATCAAGAGGAGAACATTAAGAAGTTCAATCCTTCTGCCGCGCAGCGTGATGAAGCTCGTGAACGTGCCAAGAAGCGAATTGAAAGCATTCTCATTCAGCAATTCGGTAAACTCGAAAGCGTTCCGCCGAAGATTATGGAACAGGCAAAAGGACTGGAAGACGAAACCACCGCTCGCGAACTCTATGAGGATTACCGAAATACTCTGCCGAAATTGAATCGCGACATCGATGATCTCATCGAAGCGCATCAGAATGGGAAAGCGAGTGAACTCGACAAGCTCATGCAGAGCATCTGGGATTCCTATCCCAAAGATCCCTCGCCTTACAGTCAATCTAAGATCGAGAGGGAAGTGCGAATGAATTTCCTCTCCCCCTTCTATTATTCGTGTTTCCTGTATCTGACCTCGGCGATCCTGATTATGGCATCGCTTTTGTTCGGACAAGTGAAGGTCCTCAGCAGAATGGCCTTCGGCTTAACCGCTTTAACGTTTCTGGTGCACACCACAGCCTTGATTATGCGAATGGTTATTCAGGAACGCCCCCCGGTGACCAATTTATACTCATCGGCCATCTTCATCGGCTGGTTCGCCGTCGGCCTTTCATTGGTTTTCAGTCGCGTGCTGAAATCCGATCTTCCGACCTTGGCGGGGAATTTCATCGGAGCGGCCACGCTCTACATCGCCAACGTCTATCTGAGTGCTTCTGGAGATTCCCTCGGGATGCTGCAAGCGGTGTTGGATACCGACTTCTGGTTGGCCACGCACGTGACCACTGTTACGATTGGCTATAGCGTGACTTATCTGGCGGGAATACTTGGTATTGTCTACATTTTTGCCCGTCCATTTGTGGATGCCAAGCAGTCGAAATACATCGCGGGCATGATTTACGGCTCGACCTGTCTGGCCATACTGTTCAGCTTTCTGGGGACGGTGCTGGGCGGACTCTGGGCCGATGCTTCCTGGGGTCGATTCTGGGGCTGGGATCCCAAAGAGAATGGGGCCGTACTGGTAGTGATTTGGAATGCCCTGATTCTGCACGCTCGCTGGTGCGGACTCGCCAAGAACCGTGGGATTGCATTGCTGGCTATCGGCGGCATTATGGTCACCACCTGGTCCTGGTTCGGTACCAACCAGTTGGGGATTGGTCTGCATGCTTACGGTTTCGATAAAGGCTTGGCAGAATTCTGCCAGTATACCTGGGAAGGTACGATTCTGCTGATCGGTCTGGGCCTCATCCCCTTCAAGTTCCACCCTAAAGCGGCTTAA
- a CDS encoding Gfo/Idh/MocA family protein: MSTKKVRVAIVGLGFGAEFIPIYQAHPNAEMAAICRRNVKELNACGDKYKIAKRYTSYEDLLKDPDIDAIHINSPIPDHASQSLAALKAGKHVACTVPMATTLDELHVLCDAQRKSGKVYMMMETVVYAREYLFVKELYDKGELGRLQFLRGSHQQDMDGWPDYWPGLPPMHYATHCVSPCLAILGKLAESVVCHGSGRIREELIPKYNSPFALETATFKIRGSDVVAEVTRSLFDTARQYRESFDATGSKKSFEWQQVENEDPVIHTRGLPEPEIPQRVKVPDYAHLLPEPIRKFTMPAAIQDADHLSFLQGGGHGGSHPHLTHNFLMAVLGEKVAMPDAPTSANWTAVGICAHMSAMKGGERVEIPNF, encoded by the coding sequence ATGTCAACCAAAAAGGTTCGCGTTGCAATCGTAGGCCTGGGCTTCGGGGCGGAATTCATTCCCATTTATCAAGCCCACCCCAATGCCGAAATGGCCGCCATCTGCCGACGAAATGTCAAGGAACTTAACGCCTGCGGCGACAAATACAAAATCGCCAAGCGGTACACCAGCTACGAAGATCTGCTGAAAGATCCGGATATCGATGCCATTCACATCAATAGCCCGATTCCCGATCACGCTTCGCAGAGTCTGGCCGCGCTGAAAGCGGGCAAGCATGTCGCCTGTACGGTACCGATGGCCACCACGCTGGATGAACTGCACGTCCTGTGCGACGCCCAGCGAAAGAGCGGCAAAGTCTACATGATGATGGAAACCGTCGTCTACGCTCGCGAATATCTTTTCGTCAAAGAGCTCTACGACAAAGGGGAGTTGGGTCGTCTGCAATTCCTGCGCGGCAGCCATCAGCAGGATATGGATGGCTGGCCTGATTACTGGCCAGGCCTGCCGCCCATGCACTACGCCACCCACTGCGTCAGTCCCTGCCTCGCCATTCTCGGCAAGCTGGCCGAGAGCGTTGTCTGCCACGGCTCGGGTCGGATTCGCGAAGAGCTCATTCCCAAGTACAACAGCCCGTTCGCCCTTGAAACGGCCACCTTCAAGATTCGCGGTAGCGATGTGGTGGCCGAAGTGACCCGGAGCCTCTTCGATACCGCCCGGCAGTATCGAGAAAGTTTCGATGCCACGGGATCCAAGAAGTCCTTCGAATGGCAGCAGGTCGAAAATGAAGATCCGGTGATTCATACCCGCGGCCTGCCGGAGCCGGAAATTCCCCAGCGCGTGAAGGTGCCCGATTACGCCCACCTCTTGCCGGAACCGATTCGCAAATTCACCATGCCAGCCGCGATTCAGGACGCCGATCACCTGAGCTTCCTGCAAGGGGGTGGCCACGGTGGCAGTCACCCGCACCTGACGCACAATTTCTTGATGGCCGTGCTAGGGGAGAAGGTCGCGATGCCCGATGCACCGACTTCCGCCAACTGGACCGCTGTCGGAATTTGTGCCCATATGTCGGCCATGAAGGGCGGCGAACGCGTCGAGATCCCGAACTTTTAA
- the cimA gene encoding citramalate synthase — translation MKRIAIYDTTLRDGSQGEGVNFSLEDKLLLTKKLDELGVDYIEGGYPLSNPKDHEYFVAVQQLPLKHSKVCAFGMTRRKNSPPETDTCLKALIDSQAPVICIVGKTWDMQVQQILSTSLEENLKMIEDSIAYCRSLGREVMYDAEHFFDGYKANPEYALKTLKAAEKAGASVVILCDTNGGTMPEVISERVTAVCKEIKCQVGIHCHNDCELAVANSLAAVRAGASQVQGTMNGIGERCGNVDLVSVIANLNLKYGLEVLQPGSLAKLTEASRYVYEIANLNHRNGQPFVGQSAFAHKGGMHTHAVALNPVSYEHIDPTQVGNERRVLVSELSGRSTILTKTQKYDLHNDKPLMSKILNQVQDLENDGYEFEAAEASFDLLVKKVAGLYKPWFDLIAYRVNIEHDKNNKPITEATVKIGLADKILHTVAEGDGPVNALDGALRKALLSSFPQLSELQLVDYKVRVVNNRAGTAAKVRVTIESRDQGDVWGTIGVSENIIEASWLALVDSIEYKLFKDKEAGAKTN, via the coding sequence ATGAAACGCATCGCCATATACGATACCACGCTCCGCGACGGCAGCCAGGGGGAAGGTGTGAACTTCTCCCTGGAAGATAAGCTTCTTCTCACGAAAAAGCTCGATGAACTGGGGGTCGATTACATCGAAGGGGGCTATCCCCTTTCCAACCCCAAAGATCACGAATACTTCGTGGCGGTTCAGCAACTGCCATTGAAACACTCCAAGGTTTGTGCCTTCGGCATGACCCGCCGGAAGAATTCGCCGCCCGAAACAGACACCTGCTTGAAAGCACTCATCGACTCCCAAGCTCCCGTAATTTGCATCGTGGGCAAAACCTGGGATATGCAGGTGCAGCAGATTCTTTCGACTTCACTCGAAGAGAATCTGAAAATGATCGAGGACTCCATCGCTTATTGTCGATCACTCGGCCGGGAAGTGATGTACGACGCCGAGCATTTTTTCGACGGCTATAAAGCGAATCCGGAATATGCTCTGAAAACCCTGAAGGCCGCGGAAAAAGCGGGAGCCAGTGTGGTGATCCTGTGCGATACCAACGGCGGCACCATGCCCGAGGTGATTTCCGAGCGTGTAACAGCCGTCTGCAAAGAAATCAAGTGCCAGGTGGGCATTCACTGCCACAACGACTGTGAACTGGCGGTTGCGAACAGCCTGGCCGCGGTACGCGCTGGTGCGTCGCAAGTACAGGGAACTATGAATGGCATCGGCGAACGCTGCGGCAACGTGGACCTGGTCAGCGTTATCGCCAACCTGAACCTGAAATACGGCCTGGAAGTTCTTCAACCAGGAAGTCTGGCGAAACTGACGGAAGCCTCCCGCTATGTCTACGAGATTGCCAATCTCAACCATCGCAACGGCCAGCCATTCGTGGGACAAAGTGCCTTCGCCCACAAAGGGGGCATGCATACCCATGCGGTCGCTTTAAATCCGGTGAGCTACGAGCACATCGATCCCACTCAGGTGGGGAACGAACGTCGGGTGCTGGTCAGCGAACTGTCCGGCCGTTCGACCATACTGACGAAAACGCAGAAATACGACCTGCACAATGATAAACCGTTGATGAGCAAGATCTTGAATCAAGTGCAGGATCTGGAAAACGACGGCTATGAATTCGAAGCGGCCGAGGCTTCCTTCGACTTGCTGGTGAAGAAAGTGGCCGGGCTATATAAACCCTGGTTCGATCTCATCGCTTACCGCGTGAACATCGAACATGACAAAAATAACAAACCGATCACCGAGGCCACGGTCAAGATCGGTCTGGCCGATAAAATCCTGCATACGGTGGCGGAAGGCGATGGCCCGGTGAACGCCTTGGATGGGGCTTTGCGCAAGGCCCTGCTCTCCTCGTTTCCGCAACTGTCGGAACTGCAGTTGGTCGATTACAAAGTACGCGTCGTCAACAACCGGGCAGGCACGGCGGCCAAGGTGAGAGTGACCATCGAATCGCGCGATCAGGGCGATGTCTGGGGTACCATCGGAGTTTCTGAAAATATCATCGAAGCCAGCTGGCTGGCGCTAGTCGATTCCATCGAATACAAGTTGTTCAAGGACAAGGAAGCGGGAGCGAAAACGAATTGA